One Peribacillus simplex NBRC 15720 = DSM 1321 genomic region harbors:
- the putP gene encoding sodium/proline symporter PutP, producing the protein MLFIGYFAYKRTSNLNDYMLGDRGLGPAVTALSAGAADMSGWLLMGMPGAMFATGLSSIWIVIGLTLGAYANWLYVAPRLRTYTEVANNSITIPAFLENRFGEGSRILRLISALVILIFFTFYVSSGMVSGGVLFQSTFGLDYHTGLWILTGVTVAYTLFGGFLAVSWTDFVQGIIMVVALVLVPIVTLFHVGGFGPSIDTPRSIDPALLNIFTGTSFLGIISLFAWGLGYFGQPHIIVRFMAISSIKEIKKARTIGMGWMIFSSIGAMLTGFIGITYFHQNNLKLDDPETIFIELGEILFHPLITGFLISAILAAIMSTISSQLLVTASSLTEDMYKTFFRRSASDKELVFLGRLSVLAISIIALILSWEQNDTILGLVGYAWARFGSSFGPLVILSLCWKRMTRWGALAGMIVGAGTVIFWSMAGLSDTLYEMIPGFGASLIAIILVSLLTAKPSKEVEAQFDEFERTLKQ; encoded by the coding sequence ATGCTTTTCATCGGTTACTTCGCTTACAAAAGGACTTCCAATTTAAATGATTATATGCTGGGCGACCGGGGTCTTGGACCAGCTGTCACTGCTTTAAGCGCCGGTGCTGCGGATATGAGCGGTTGGCTTTTAATGGGGATGCCTGGTGCCATGTTCGCAACAGGACTAAGTTCCATCTGGATCGTAATCGGCCTTACGTTAGGAGCCTATGCGAACTGGCTGTATGTTGCACCAAGATTAAGAACCTATACGGAAGTCGCCAATAACTCCATTACGATCCCCGCTTTCCTGGAAAATCGTTTTGGCGAGGGTTCACGGATCCTAAGGCTCATTTCCGCTTTGGTTATCCTGATTTTCTTCACCTTTTACGTTTCTTCCGGAATGGTATCCGGCGGAGTCTTATTCCAAAGTACATTTGGCCTTGATTACCATACAGGCCTATGGATCTTAACAGGCGTCACCGTTGCCTATACTTTATTCGGCGGATTCCTGGCAGTAAGCTGGACAGACTTCGTTCAAGGAATCATCATGGTCGTTGCCTTGGTTCTTGTACCGATCGTCACCCTTTTCCATGTTGGCGGTTTCGGTCCTTCCATAGATACGCCACGTTCCATTGATCCAGCTCTATTGAATATTTTCACGGGGACGAGCTTTTTAGGAATCATCTCATTATTTGCTTGGGGATTGGGTTACTTCGGACAGCCGCATATCATTGTCCGCTTTATGGCGATCAGTTCTATTAAGGAAATCAAGAAAGCCCGTACTATCGGGATGGGCTGGATGATTTTCTCCAGTATCGGTGCCATGCTGACTGGATTCATCGGTATCACGTATTTCCATCAGAACAACCTTAAGTTAGATGATCCAGAAACGATTTTCATAGAGTTAGGTGAAATACTATTCCACCCACTTATCACTGGTTTCTTGATTTCAGCGATACTGGCAGCCATCATGAGCACGATTTCTTCGCAGCTTTTGGTTACGGCCAGCTCTTTAACGGAAGATATGTACAAAACTTTCTTCCGTCGTTCCGCTTCAGATAAAGAGCTTGTTTTCCTGGGCAGACTTTCCGTACTGGCCATATCCATCATAGCGCTCATTCTCTCTTGGGAACAGAATGACACGATCCTTGGACTTGTTGGCTATGCATGGGCTAGATTCGGATCTTCATTCGGTCCATTGGTCATACTAAGCCTCTGCTGGAAACGGATGACAAGATGGGGAGCTTTAGCAGGGATGATCGTAGGTGCAGGGACTGTAATTTTCTGGTCCATGGCAGGATTATCCGATACGCTTTATGAAATGATTCCTGGTTTTGGCGCAAGCTTGATTGCCATCATCCTGGTCAGTCTTCTTACAGCGAAACCATCAAAAGAAGTAGAAGCGCAATTCGATGAATTCGAAAGAACATTAAAACAATAA
- the pruA gene encoding L-glutamate gamma-semialdehyde dehydrogenase, with translation MISYKHEPFVDFTNEENKKAYQEALQTVEGYLGQDYPLYIGAEKVTTDEKIVSYNPADKQEVIGRVSKANRDLAEKAMQEAVTAFGSWKKVKPEIRADVLFKAAAIIRRRKHEFSALLTKEAGKPWNEADADTAEAIDFLEFYARQMLTLKDGVPVQSRPGEFNRYDYIPLGVGIIISPWNFPFAIMAGTAVAAIVTGNTILLKPASTTPIVAAKFVEVMLEAGLPAGVLNFVPGSGAEVGDYLVDHPKTRFISFTGSRDVGLRIYKRASEVNEGQIWLKRVIAEMGGKDTIVVDKEADLELAAQSIVKSAFGFSGQKCSACSRAVIVEDVYDQVLDRAVELTKQLTVGNPVENHFMGPVIDQAAFDKIMSYIEIGNQEGRILTGGEGDSTKGYFVQPTIVADVDPQARLMQEEIFGPVVAFTKAKDFNEALEIANNTEYGLTGAVITTNRLNMEKAREEFHVGNLYFNRGCTGAIVGYQPFGGFNMSGTDSKAGGPDYLQLHMQAKTTSETF, from the coding sequence ATGATTTCATATAAACACGAACCATTTGTTGATTTTACAAACGAGGAAAACAAAAAGGCATATCAGGAAGCACTTCAAACTGTTGAGGGCTACTTAGGGCAAGACTACCCTCTTTATATCGGGGCAGAGAAAGTGACGACTGATGAGAAAATCGTTTCATATAACCCTGCAGATAAGCAAGAGGTCATCGGCCGAGTATCGAAAGCGAACAGGGATCTTGCTGAAAAAGCCATGCAGGAAGCTGTTACCGCTTTTGGAAGCTGGAAAAAAGTGAAGCCGGAAATCCGTGCTGACGTATTGTTCAAAGCTGCTGCCATCATTCGCAGACGCAAGCATGAATTCTCTGCGTTATTGACGAAAGAAGCGGGAAAACCTTGGAATGAGGCTGATGCGGATACAGCGGAAGCGATCGATTTCCTTGAATTCTATGCCCGTCAAATGCTGACGCTTAAAGATGGTGTGCCTGTTCAAAGCCGTCCGGGTGAATTTAACCGCTATGATTACATTCCATTAGGGGTAGGCATCATCATTTCTCCTTGGAACTTCCCATTTGCGATCATGGCAGGTACAGCTGTTGCCGCTATCGTTACTGGTAACACAATCCTGTTGAAACCAGCTTCGACAACTCCTATCGTTGCTGCAAAATTCGTTGAAGTGATGCTTGAAGCCGGCCTACCAGCAGGTGTATTGAATTTCGTTCCTGGAAGCGGAGCCGAGGTGGGCGACTACCTAGTTGACCATCCTAAAACACGTTTCATTTCCTTCACAGGTTCACGTGATGTAGGTCTGCGCATTTACAAACGTGCTTCAGAAGTGAACGAAGGCCAAATTTGGCTGAAGCGTGTCATCGCTGAAATGGGCGGAAAAGATACGATCGTCGTTGACAAAGAGGCAGATCTTGAATTGGCTGCTCAATCGATCGTGAAATCTGCATTTGGCTTCTCTGGACAAAAATGTTCTGCTTGCTCCCGTGCTGTCATTGTAGAAGATGTATACGATCAAGTATTAGACCGCGCTGTTGAATTAACAAAACAACTAACAGTTGGTAATCCTGTAGAAAATCATTTCATGGGACCAGTTATCGATCAAGCTGCTTTTGACAAAATCATGAGCTATATTGAAATCGGGAACCAAGAAGGACGCATTCTGACTGGAGGAGAAGGAGATAGCACTAAAGGCTACTTCGTTCAACCGACAATCGTTGCTGATGTCGATCCGCAAGCACGCTTGATGCAAGAAGAAATCTTCGGACCAGTCGTTGCCTTCACAAAAGCTAAGGACTTTAACGAAGCTCTTGAGATTGCCAATAACACTGAATATGGTTTGACTGGGGCTGTCATTACGACAAATCGCCTTAACATGGAAAAAGCACGCGAAGAATTCCATGTGGGGAACTTGTATTTCAACCGCGGCTGTACTGGTGCAATCGTAGGTTATCAGCCATTCGGCGGGTTCAACATGTCAGGAACCGATTCCAAGGCAGGCGGACCGGACTACTTGCAGCTTCATATGCAAGCCAAAACAACATCAGAAACATTCTGA
- a CDS encoding proline dehydrogenase family protein: MEAITRDFFLFLSKNNLLNNIAKKSGGNFAAGKIIGGTDFQSSIKFIKQLNNSGLSVTVDHLGEFVDSKEVTQERTAECIETIEMISREKLDSQVSLKMTSLGLDIDHKLVIENMTKILDTAEKHKVMVTIDMEDEVRCQATIDIFRQFKEKYSCISTVLQAYLFRTEKDLEDLGQYKPFLRLVKGAYKESPEVAFPEKNDVDENYKKLIKQSLLNGNYTAIASHDDKIIEYTKELAKKFDIPNTQFEFQMLYGMRNKTQYELVKQGYKMRVYVPYGLDWYGYFMRRLAERPSNIAFAFKGMVRS; encoded by the coding sequence ATGGAAGCCATTACAAGGGACTTTTTCTTATTTTTATCTAAAAATAATCTGCTTAATAATATTGCTAAAAAAAGCGGAGGAAATTTTGCTGCTGGAAAGATCATTGGGGGAACTGATTTCCAAAGTTCCATTAAATTCATTAAACAACTTAATAATAGCGGCTTGTCGGTTACAGTTGACCATCTTGGGGAATTCGTTGATTCTAAGGAAGTGACTCAGGAACGGACGGCAGAATGCATCGAAACCATCGAAATGATCAGCAGGGAAAAACTTGATTCACAGGTTTCTCTGAAGATGACTTCTTTGGGACTTGATATCGATCATAAACTCGTGATTGAGAATATGACGAAAATTCTTGATACAGCCGAAAAACATAAAGTCATGGTCACGATCGATATGGAAGATGAAGTTCGCTGTCAGGCAACAATCGATATCTTTAGACAGTTCAAAGAAAAATACAGCTGCATAAGCACTGTTCTACAAGCATATTTATTCCGCACAGAGAAAGATTTGGAGGACCTTGGCCAATATAAACCATTCCTGCGTCTCGTAAAGGGTGCCTACAAGGAATCTCCCGAGGTGGCTTTTCCCGAAAAGAATGATGTAGATGAAAACTATAAAAAGTTGATTAAGCAAAGTCTTCTTAACGGTAATTATACGGCCATTGCCTCACATGATGACAAAATCATCGAATATACAAAAGAGCTGGCTAAGAAGTTTGACATCCCAAATACACAATTTGAATTTCAAATGCTTTATGGCATGAGAAACAAAACTCAATACGAATTGGTCAAGCAAGGTTACAAAATGCGCGTCTATGTACCATATGGTCTGGATTGGTATGGATACTTCATGAGAAGGCTTGCAGAAAGGCCATCCAATATTGCCTTTGCTTTCAAAGGGATGGTCAGAAGCTAA
- a CDS encoding helix-turn-helix transcriptional regulator — MFRFGKRKLRSKVGKLIDKHGYSQEEFVSASGISRNTISRVCSDPKYVPSAGVLKKIMKAVRSIDANAKADDYFNI, encoded by the coding sequence ATGTTTAGATTCGGGAAGAGAAAGCTGCGGAGCAAGGTCGGTAAATTAATCGATAAGCACGGATATTCACAAGAGGAGTTTGTAAGTGCGTCAGGAATCTCACGCAATACGATAAGCAGAGTTTGCAGCGATCCTAAGTATGTGCCGTCAGCCGGAGTATTAAAGAAAATCATGAAGGCGGTTCGAAGTATAGATGCCAACGCAAAGGCAGATGACTATTTTAATATTTAA
- a CDS encoding PLP-dependent aminotransferase family protein: MNVESFFSENIKAALKNDPPGAWMPDLPDGCIRLSSGYPDPALVPAEELKVSVARLLDEEQDLPLHYLGSPRIARLKHQIQKRLGERGICVSEEQLLITSGACQGIDLIARILLDDKAVVAVESPTYMEALEIFQNYTKQIISIPIDEQGLQTYRLKEMLDERKRTGLTLPRFLYTIPTFQNPTGTTMTIERRKHLMELSIEFDFLILEDDAYGELSFDKNPVPIKSIDKCGRVLQVGSLSKVVAPGMRIGWIAGESEFIKALEWFKKDLDHPFAQSTMAVYLENTDFEKRLDLLKDVYRSKCTTLIRSMEKFLPESVSWYVPDGGYFAWVKIPGIDTSHLLSQALAEGVSYVPGKYFFLDQNDGTEFLRLSFSYANEEEIIEGTRRLGQLIASFFNVLKDC, translated from the coding sequence GTGAATGTTGAATCTTTTTTTTCTGAAAACATTAAAGCGGCACTTAAGAATGATCCGCCCGGTGCATGGATGCCAGATCTGCCAGATGGTTGTATTCGCTTGAGTTCAGGCTATCCTGATCCTGCTCTTGTTCCTGCTGAGGAGCTCAAGGTATCTGTAGCCAGACTTCTTGATGAGGAGCAGGATTTGCCGCTCCATTATCTCGGAAGTCCACGAATAGCAAGACTAAAGCACCAAATCCAGAAAAGATTGGGAGAGCGTGGAATTTGCGTTTCGGAAGAACAGCTTTTGATTACATCTGGAGCTTGCCAGGGGATTGATCTTATTGCCCGCATTCTTCTTGATGATAAAGCGGTCGTAGCGGTAGAGTCTCCCACCTATATGGAGGCTTTAGAGATTTTTCAAAACTATACGAAGCAGATTATTAGTATACCTATAGATGAACAAGGTCTCCAAACATACCGATTAAAAGAAATGCTGGATGAAAGGAAACGTACAGGTCTAACCCTCCCTCGTTTTCTATATACAATCCCAACCTTTCAAAATCCAACTGGGACGACTATGACAATTGAGCGCCGGAAGCATTTAATGGAGCTTTCCATCGAGTTTGATTTCCTCATTCTAGAGGATGATGCATACGGAGAATTATCCTTCGATAAAAATCCGGTGCCAATAAAATCTATTGATAAATGCGGGCGAGTCCTCCAAGTTGGGTCATTATCCAAGGTTGTTGCGCCAGGAATGCGGATTGGATGGATAGCAGGAGAAAGTGAATTCATTAAGGCTTTAGAGTGGTTTAAAAAAGATTTAGACCATCCATTTGCTCAAAGTACAATGGCTGTATACTTAGAAAACACCGATTTTGAGAAACGACTCGACCTTCTAAAAGATGTGTATCGTTCTAAATGTACTACGTTAATCCGTTCGATGGAAAAATTTCTTCCAGAATCCGTTTCCTGGTATGTACCAGATGGTGGTTACTTTGCATGGGTGAAAATTCCAGGTATTGATACGTCGCATTTATTATCACAGGCTCTAGCTGAGGGTGTTTCATATGTTCCAGGGAAATACTTTTTCTTGGATCAAAACGATGGAACCGAGTTTCTCCGCCTCTCGTTCAGTTATGCTAATGAGGAAGAAATAATCGAGGGTACTAGAAGACTTGGACAGCTTATCGCATCTTTTTTTAATGTCCTGAAGGATTGTTAG
- a CDS encoding helix-turn-helix domain-containing protein, with translation MTSEKKEDFSQLDEINIKATGQRIKFLVQNAGFSQSQLGKILGRDSKTISNYYCGKSLPDKIDLIILSRILGESYDELLVYKGDMEGYQRIDHYILDYHGYDDETISEAINRSKTESKLFNPDTKGHANIRNLEEAGYCLEFFPFLIQQDIRNRMMDELLSGGGVHSTYMHHIYEFYIWHKLSNEQKAESKEQFAIWRGAKEE, from the coding sequence TTGACAAGTGAAAAAAAAGAAGACTTTTCACAATTGGACGAGATTAATATTAAGGCAACTGGACAAAGAATTAAATTCTTAGTACAGAACGCAGGTTTCTCACAATCACAATTAGGAAAAATTTTAGGAAGAGATTCAAAAACGATTTCTAATTATTATTGTGGGAAATCTCTGCCTGATAAAATCGATTTAATAATACTCTCCAGGATTTTAGGGGAATCTTATGATGAACTTTTGGTATACAAAGGTGATATGGAAGGTTATCAAAGGATAGACCACTACATACTTGATTATCATGGATATGATGATGAAACCATATCTGAAGCCATTAATAGATCAAAAACTGAAAGTAAATTATTTAACCCAGATACAAAGGGGCATGCTAATATTCGTAATTTAGAAGAAGCGGGGTACTGCTTGGAGTTTTTCCCCTTTTTAATTCAGCAAGATATTCGAAATAGGATGATGGATGAACTGCTTTCTGGTGGGGGGGTTCATAGTACGTATATGCATCATATTTATGAGTTTTATATTTGGCACAAGTTATCAAATGAACAGAAGGCTGAAAGTAAAGAACAATTTGCTATTTGGCGTGGGGCAAAAGAAGAATAA
- a CDS encoding tyrosine-type recombinase/integrase: MLSFVKSLEADGFRKDGKEGTLFTSWNGKPMHPSNVTTWWRRFIKRNNVRYIRFHDFRHTSATLLINKGVHAKITAIV, from the coding sequence ATTTTAAGCTTTGTAAAATCTCTTGAAGCTGATGGGTTCAGAAAAGATGGAAAGGAGGGGACTTTGTTTACCTCTTGGAATGGTAAGCCAATGCATCCATCCAATGTTACAACATGGTGGAGAAGGTTTATAAAAAGAAATAACGTGCGGTATATACGTTTTCATGATTTCCGTCATACTTCAGCTACATTATTAATCAACAAAGGAGTGCACGCAAAAATAACAGCAATCGTTTAG
- a CDS encoding MgtC/SapB family protein, whose translation MEWTFDPQSELQILIKLGISALLGLIIGLEREMKRKPVGLKTSLVISIVSCLLTIVSMESAYKFPGSNDVNITMDPLRLAAQIVSGVGFIGAGVILRRDNNSISGLTTAAIIWGAAGIGIAVGAGFFLEAIAGVILLIISVELVPVLVTWLGPMKLRQKEIFLQLVVQNKDDIGVVLKKIKDEKIFIKNLRIKDVANDNHLLTLKVLVDHKVRTSEVYYTVSNLKEIARVEIENV comes from the coding sequence ATGGAATGGACATTCGACCCTCAATCGGAACTGCAAATCCTTATCAAATTGGGGATTTCAGCTCTCCTTGGACTAATTATCGGACTAGAGCGAGAAATGAAACGAAAACCCGTTGGATTAAAAACAAGCCTGGTCATTTCAATCGTCAGCTGTTTATTAACGATCGTTTCCATGGAATCCGCTTATAAGTTCCCGGGGAGCAACGATGTAAATATTACAATGGACCCCTTGCGTTTAGCTGCTCAGATCGTTTCTGGCGTCGGCTTTATCGGTGCAGGCGTCATTCTCCGGCGGGACAACAACAGCATATCCGGTTTAACGACAGCCGCCATCATCTGGGGAGCTGCGGGAATCGGGATCGCCGTTGGAGCTGGATTTTTTCTCGAGGCCATAGCCGGCGTAATCCTATTGATCATAAGTGTCGAATTGGTGCCCGTACTCGTCACCTGGCTCGGACCTATGAAGTTACGGCAAAAAGAAATCTTTCTGCAGCTGGTCGTGCAAAATAAAGATGACATTGGCGTCGTACTGAAAAAAATCAAAGACGAAAAAATATTCATCAAAAACCTTAGAATCAAAGATGTGGCAAATGACAACCACCTTTTGACACTTAAAGTTCTGGTCGACCATAAAGTTAGAACATCGGAAGTGTATTATACCGTCTCCAATCTTAAGGAAATTGCACGGGTAGAGATCGAAAATGTATAA
- a CDS encoding DMT family transporter yields MQMPKVNPYVALAIGVASVSFSAILVKLATAPSGIIAFYRLLFTVLLMLPVFLVKYRHELKFIEKKDWLYSIAAGVFLAFHFILWFESLNYTSVASSTVLVTLQPLFAFAGAYLFFKERFSMKAILSGIIAIAGSLVISWGDLRISGMALWGDILSLVACALVTGYLLFGQNVRKRISSITYTFVVYAISAVALFFYVIFKGEALAPYPASDWLYFVLLAIFPTLLGHSLFNWSLKWLSTSTLSMGILLEPVGATILAYFILDEPILWTQVLGGTIILGGLMMFLKDEKKSKVHKEAKVSV; encoded by the coding sequence GTGCAAATGCCAAAAGTGAATCCCTATGTAGCGTTGGCGATCGGTGTGGCATCCGTATCGTTTTCGGCTATCCTTGTTAAATTGGCGACCGCTCCATCGGGTATTATCGCCTTTTACCGTTTATTATTTACTGTCCTTCTTATGTTGCCGGTTTTCTTGGTGAAATACCGTCATGAACTTAAATTCATTGAAAAAAAGGATTGGCTGTATTCGATTGCGGCAGGAGTGTTTTTGGCTTTTCATTTTATTTTATGGTTTGAATCGCTTAATTACACATCGGTCGCGAGTTCAACTGTGCTTGTCACACTCCAGCCTTTATTCGCTTTTGCCGGAGCGTACCTGTTTTTTAAAGAAAGATTTTCAATGAAGGCGATATTGAGCGGCATCATTGCGATTGCCGGCAGCCTTGTCATTAGCTGGGGCGATTTGAGAATCAGCGGTATGGCACTTTGGGGAGATATTCTTTCGCTTGTCGCATGTGCGCTGGTAACTGGTTATTTACTGTTTGGTCAAAATGTTCGAAAACGCATCTCTTCTATAACATATACATTTGTCGTGTATGCAATCAGCGCTGTCGCATTGTTTTTTTATGTGATCTTTAAGGGAGAGGCATTGGCGCCTTATCCTGCTTCCGATTGGCTCTATTTCGTTTTGCTTGCCATTTTCCCGACTTTATTAGGGCATTCTTTATTCAATTGGTCACTAAAGTGGTTAAGCACTTCGACGCTTTCGATGGGAATCTTACTTGAACCGGTGGGAGCGACAATTCTGGCTTACTTCATATTAGATGAACCGATACTCTGGACGCAGGTCCTGGGAGGTACCATCATATTGGGTGGTTTGATGATGTTCTTAAAGGATGAAAAGAAAAGCAAGGTACATAAAGAAGCGAAAGTCTCCGTATAA
- a CDS encoding TraR/DksA C4-type zinc finger protein codes for MATKQQTQKFKNELLQEKNELSNRIQNDEQSVLDKSQTESVGELSSYDNHPADLGTELFEMERNQALDEHAQSEMEKIDEALKAITEGSYGRCKTCNMEIPIERLEAIPSTLYCVEHAPERPLSQERPVEEDILIPSKGDHFENRHGIEIVDKEDSFGEVAKFGTSETPSDYTGDHGNYNDLYKTEDETNGFPEDYEGFAANDIEGKNRVDIPNKKQKEYEDTLKEENIESNLGDIPYKQKDSYINEKK; via the coding sequence ATGGCAACAAAACAACAAACGCAAAAATTCAAAAATGAACTGCTTCAAGAAAAAAATGAGCTAAGTAATCGAATTCAAAATGATGAACAATCCGTTCTGGATAAAAGCCAGACGGAATCGGTAGGGGAATTATCATCCTATGATAATCATCCTGCTGACCTAGGAACCGAATTATTCGAGATGGAACGGAATCAAGCACTCGATGAGCATGCACAATCCGAAATGGAGAAAATCGATGAAGCTTTGAAAGCCATAACAGAAGGTTCGTATGGCCGTTGTAAAACCTGTAATATGGAAATCCCCATCGAGAGGCTAGAAGCGATCCCAAGCACCCTCTACTGTGTCGAGCATGCCCCAGAACGGCCACTTTCACAAGAAAGGCCAGTGGAAGAGGATATACTGATTCCATCCAAGGGTGATCATTTTGAAAATCGTCATGGAATCGAAATAGTTGATAAAGAAGATAGCTTTGGTGAAGTTGCCAAATTCGGTACATCCGAAACGCCATCTGATTATACCGGCGATCATGGCAATTATAATGATCTTTATAAAACCGAGGATGAAACGAACGGATTTCCTGAAGACTATGAAGGATTTGCCGCAAATGATATCGAAGGAAAAAATAGAGTGGATATACCGAACAAAAAGCAAAAGGAATATGAAGATACACTGAAAGAAGAAAATATAGAATCCAATCTTGGAGACATTCCCTATAAACAAAAAGATAGTTATATCAATGAAAAGAAATGA
- a CDS encoding 1,4-dihydroxy-2-naphthoate polyprenyltransferase: protein MQTEYDGLPLKRTWKIWWELIRPHTLTAAFVPVLLGTVIALLEDGVNWLLFAAMMIASILIQAATNLFNEYYDFKRGLDTEESVGIGGGIVRHGMTPKLIMTLALGMYAIALLLGIYICAASSWWLAAVGLVCMLVGYLYTGGPLPISYTPFGELFSGLFMGFLIILIAFFIQTGFVSSTAILIAIPSGILVGLINLSNNLRDHDGDKAHGRKTMPVVMGRKNALTFMAIMFAFSYLWLVGLVLTGSVTAWILLAFLSIPKAMAAIKGFVGKTQPITMVPAMKATAQTNTFFGLLMAIGLFISYLI, encoded by the coding sequence ATGCAAACAGAATATGACGGACTTCCCCTTAAACGGACCTGGAAGATTTGGTGGGAGTTAATTCGTCCACATACACTAACCGCAGCTTTTGTCCCAGTTTTACTTGGAACTGTGATTGCACTTTTGGAAGATGGAGTGAATTGGTTACTATTCGCTGCCATGATGATTGCAAGTATCCTGATTCAAGCTGCAACCAATTTATTCAATGAATACTATGATTTCAAGAGAGGCTTGGATACAGAGGAATCCGTAGGCATCGGCGGCGGGATCGTCCGTCATGGGATGACCCCCAAACTAATCATGACCTTGGCCCTTGGCATGTATGCCATCGCCTTGTTACTAGGCATCTATATCTGTGCCGCATCATCTTGGTGGCTTGCTGCAGTAGGACTGGTTTGCATGCTTGTCGGCTATCTTTATACAGGCGGTCCCCTGCCCATTTCATATACACCATTCGGGGAACTTTTTTCTGGATTGTTCATGGGCTTTTTGATAATTCTGATCGCCTTTTTCATTCAAACCGGTTTTGTTTCTTCAACAGCCATCTTAATTGCCATTCCAAGTGGAATATTGGTCGGGTTGATCAACTTATCCAATAACCTACGTGACCATGATGGGGATAAGGCACATGGCCGAAAAACGATGCCAGTAGTGATGGGCAGGAAAAACGCCCTGACATTCATGGCAATCATGTTCGCCTTCTCTTATCTATGGCTTGTTGGACTAGTCCTTACTGGTAGCGTAACGGCATGGATTCTCCTTGCCTTCCTAAGCATCCCAAAAGCCATGGCCGCAATCAAAGGCTTCGTAGGTAAAACGCAGCCGATCACGATGGTGCCAGCAATGAAAGCCACGGCCCAAACGAACACCTTCTTTGGCTTACTCATGGCCATTGGATTATTCATCAGCTATCTTATATAA